One genomic segment of Thalassospiraceae bacterium LMO-SO8 includes these proteins:
- a CDS encoding antibiotic biosynthesis monooxygenase family protein, whose translation MSGKIALMVEFGVRPERRADFLALMRSHAKMTLDSEPGCEQFDVLDPVETSDSVFLYELYTDKAAVDAHMNSALLASTRGSYDDMITSKRVVWCKVT comes from the coding sequence ATGAGCGGCAAGATCGCCCTGATGGTGGAATTCGGCGTCCGCCCCGAACGGCGGGCCGACTTCCTCGCGCTGATGCGGTCCCACGCCAAGATGACGCTGGACTCGGAGCCGGGCTGCGAGCAGTTCGACGTGCTCGACCCGGTGGAGACCAGCGACAGCGTGTTTCTCTACGAGCTTTACACGGACAAGGCGGCCGTCGACGCGCATATGAACTCGGCGCTGCTGGCGTCGACGCGCGGCAGCTACGACGACATGATCACGTCGAAACGCGTGGTTTGGTGCAAGGTGACGTAA
- a CDS encoding argininosuccinate synthase, which produces MTKDVKKVVLAYSGGLDTSVILRWLQDAYGAEVVTFTADLGQGGELEPARKKAEMLGIKQIFVEDLREEFVRDYVFPMFRGAALYEGTYLLGTSIARPLIAKRQIEIAAETGADAVSHGATGKGNDQVRFELGYYALNPSIRVIAPWREWDLTSRTRLIEYAEKHQIPIPKDKRGEAPYSQDANLLHISSEGKVLEDPWIEADDSIYTRVVAPWDAPDKVTEITIDFERGDAVAVNGEKMSPATLLTKLNELGGANGIGILDIVENRFVGMKSRGVYETPGGTVLFAARRAMESITLDRGAMHQRDELMPRYAELIYNGFWFAPERQMLQAAIDKAAERVTGTVRLKLYKGNVMVTGRKSPNSLYDEALVTFEEDQVYDQRDAQGFIKLNALRLMTLKRNGG; this is translated from the coding sequence ATGACCAAAGACGTGAAAAAAGTCGTGCTCGCCTATTCGGGCGGCCTGGATACCTCGGTCATCCTGCGCTGGCTACAGGACGCCTACGGCGCCGAGGTCGTGACCTTCACCGCCGACCTGGGCCAGGGCGGCGAATTGGAGCCCGCGCGCAAGAAGGCCGAGATGCTGGGCATCAAGCAGATCTTCGTCGAGGACCTGCGCGAGGAGTTCGTGCGCGACTACGTGTTCCCCATGTTCCGGGGGGCGGCGCTGTACGAAGGCACCTACCTGCTGGGCACCTCCATCGCGCGGCCGCTGATCGCCAAGCGCCAGATCGAGATCGCCGCCGAAACCGGCGCCGACGCCGTGTCCCACGGCGCCACCGGCAAGGGCAACGACCAGGTGCGGTTCGAACTGGGCTATTACGCCCTCAACCCCTCGATCCGCGTGATCGCCCCCTGGCGCGAATGGGACCTGACCTCGCGCACCCGGTTGATCGAATACGCCGAGAAGCACCAGATCCCGATCCCCAAGGACAAGCGCGGCGAAGCTCCCTATTCCCAGGACGCCAACCTTCTGCACATCTCGTCCGAAGGCAAGGTGCTGGAAGACCCCTGGATCGAGGCCGACGACAGCATCTACACCCGCGTCGTCGCCCCCTGGGACGCGCCCGACAAGGTCACGGAAATCACCATCGATTTCGAGCGCGGCGACGCCGTCGCCGTGAACGGCGAGAAGATGTCGCCCGCCACCCTGCTGACCAAGCTGAACGAGCTGGGCGGGGCCAACGGCATCGGCATCCTGGACATCGTCGAAAACCGCTTCGTCGGCATGAAGTCGCGCGGCGTCTACGAGACCCCCGGCGGCACCGTGCTGTTCGCCGCGCGCCGCGCCATGGAGAGCATCACCCTCGACCGCGGCGCCATGCACCAGCGCGACGAGCTGATGCCGCGCTATGCGGAACTGATCTACAACGGGTTCTGGTTCGCGCCGGAACGCCAGATGCTGCAAGCCGCCATCGACAAGGCGGCGGAGCGCGTGACGGGCACGGTGCGGCTCAAGCTGTACAAGGGCAACGTCATGGTCACCGGCCGCAAGTCGCCCAACAGCCTCTATGACGAGGCCCTGGTCACCTTCGAGGAAGACCAGGTCTACGACCAGCGCGACGCCCAGGGCTTCATCAAGCTGAACGCCCTGCGCCTGATGACGCTGAAGCGCAACGGCGGATAA
- a CDS encoding outer membrane beta-barrel protein, whose protein sequence is MTVLRLIRNLFAAGLVWGLVALPAHAAEPAPGLEVRTGLHKGFTRLVLETRTPVPYKFAFPGTDEIVVMVTGATLSDAAGTPQAQAQGIIRAIEINRDPRGSRLIIKTRRPANIRRQFTLLPKDGQGARIVIDLAAAPSPASAPARPRILLPAPHTTITVTPTSTGPEPHAEALPARRKTPRPTQPFEVAAAGGGEMLFDGGPAEALARPVELSRQPLDRQEPAPQELAQAGGLSVNDWLVREGGNPNVRPIPPAPAPASAVNPPAPPAYPATPVYRAPVPAAYSTPSAAQTNPSHPGYRTPTPRPAPTWAPPRGQAAAPPGGDSDPAARYASQKQFTPAEDQTIGRPQRFYAGVGLGLGVFDYESDNANTTLNEKPFAWKVFGGYRPNDVLAFEASIGKVGAFDEHFANGTTEESQFHAFTTSALLSLPLNTPLKPFVRAGVSLWWEDADSAATANPQEETGAGAVLGLGADYRFSDRLTLRGEWELYILSDTAYSNVFAASVLYHF, encoded by the coding sequence ATGACCGTGTTGCGCCTGATCCGCAACCTTTTCGCCGCGGGCCTTGTTTGGGGCCTTGTCGCGCTGCCCGCCCATGCGGCGGAGCCGGCGCCGGGCCTTGAGGTCCGCACGGGCCTGCACAAGGGTTTCACCCGTCTGGTGCTGGAAACCCGCACCCCCGTTCCCTACAAGTTCGCCTTTCCCGGCACGGACGAGATCGTCGTCATGGTGACGGGTGCCACCCTGTCCGATGCCGCCGGCACGCCCCAGGCCCAGGCCCAGGGCATCATCCGCGCCATCGAGATCAACCGCGATCCCCGCGGCAGCCGCCTGATCATCAAGACGCGGCGCCCCGCCAACATCCGCCGCCAGTTCACCCTGCTGCCCAAGGACGGCCAGGGGGCCCGCATCGTCATCGATCTTGCCGCCGCGCCGTCTCCGGCATCCGCCCCGGCGCGCCCGCGGATTCTGCTGCCGGCGCCGCACACCACCATCACTGTGACGCCCACGTCCACCGGCCCGGAACCCCATGCCGAGGCCCTGCCGGCCAGGCGCAAGACGCCGCGCCCGACGCAACCTTTCGAGGTTGCCGCCGCCGGCGGCGGCGAAATGCTGTTCGACGGCGGCCCGGCCGAGGCCCTGGCGCGGCCGGTCGAGTTGTCCCGGCAACCATTGGATCGGCAAGAACCGGCCCCGCAGGAACTCGCCCAAGCCGGCGGCCTGTCCGTCAACGATTGGCTTGTACGCGAAGGCGGCAACCCGAACGTGCGGCCCATACCGCCCGCCCCCGCACCGGCCAGCGCCGTCAACCCGCCCGCACCCCCGGCCTATCCGGCGACGCCGGTTTATCGGGCGCCGGTCCCTGCCGCCTACTCGACGCCATCCGCCGCCCAAACCAACCCGTCCCATCCGGGATACCGCACGCCGACGCCGCGGCCCGCACCCACATGGGCGCCGCCGCGGGGCCAGGCCGCCGCGCCCCCGGGCGGGGACAGCGACCCCGCCGCCCGCTATGCCAGCCAAAAGCAATTCACACCCGCCGAAGACCAAACGATCGGCCGCCCGCAGCGGTTCTACGCCGGCGTCGGCCTGGGCCTGGGCGTGTTCGATTACGAGAGCGACAACGCAAACACGACCCTTAACGAGAAACCCTTCGCCTGGAAGGTCTTCGGCGGCTACCGGCCCAACGACGTCCTGGCCTTCGAGGCGTCGATCGGCAAAGTCGGCGCATTCGACGAACACTTCGCCAACGGGACGACGGAGGAAAGCCAGTTCCATGCCTTCACGACAAGCGCCCTGTTGAGCCTGCCCCTGAACACGCCCTTAAAACCGTTTGTCCGCGCGGGCGTCAGCCTGTGGTGGGAGGATGCGGACAGTGCGGCGACGGCCAACCCCCAGGAGGAAACGGGCGCGGGCGCCGTGCTCGGCCTGGGGGCGGACTATCGGTTTTCCGACCGCCTGACCCTGCGCGGTGAATGGGAGCTCTATATCCTGTCCGACACCGCCTATTCCAACGTGTTCGCCGCCAGCGTGCTGTATCATTTCTGA
- a CDS encoding phosphatase PAP2 family protein, with protein MSKTAAKPLNWSLIIGGFLAAAAISALCMAFVDEAAARFFRAAFDADQRRFFGHTVGALGKPEFYFAAAALTAAVCWVLRRRMAEGSEHLRRAMHAALFVILSIASAGVLVNLLKFLIGRMRPRELLENGLYGFVPFNTDFGMNSYPSGHSQMVWSLAVSLFLIFPRLWPLLFTFAAAVAASRFLASVHYVSDVVMGSYIGAVVPLLLKHYLYDRRGIALRP; from the coding sequence ATGAGCAAAACCGCCGCAAAGCCCCTGAACTGGAGCCTGATCATTGGCGGGTTCCTCGCCGCCGCCGCCATCTCAGCCCTGTGCATGGCATTTGTCGACGAGGCCGCCGCGCGGTTCTTCCGCGCCGCCTTCGACGCCGACCAGCGGCGGTTTTTCGGCCATACGGTGGGGGCGCTGGGCAAGCCGGAATTCTATTTCGCGGCCGCCGCCCTGACCGCCGCCGTCTGCTGGGTCCTGCGCCGCCGCATGGCCGAGGGGAGCGAACACCTGCGCCGTGCCATGCACGCGGCCCTGTTCGTGATCCTTTCCATCGCCTCGGCGGGCGTGCTGGTCAACCTGCTGAAGTTCCTGATCGGCCGCATGCGGCCCCGCGAGCTGCTGGAAAACGGCCTGTACGGCTTCGTCCCCTTCAACACGGATTTCGGCATGAACTCCTACCCCTCGGGTCATTCCCAGATGGTGTGGTCGCTGGCCGTGTCGCTGTTTTTGATTTTTCCCCGGCTGTGGCCTCTGCTGTTCACCTTCGCCGCCGCCGTCGCCGCCAGCCGCTTCCTGGCCAGCGTTCATTACGTATCCGACGTGGTGATGGGCAGCTACATCGGCGCCGTGGTGCCGCTGCTGCTGAAGCATTACCTCTACGACCGGCGCGGCATCGCCCTCCGCCCCTAG